A genomic region of Antennarius striatus isolate MH-2024 chromosome 16, ASM4005453v1, whole genome shotgun sequence contains the following coding sequences:
- the uqcrc2a gene encoding ubiquinol-cytochrome c reductase core protein 2a isoform X2, with protein MKGIRSLRNVPKRCYAAARTTDFNEPFTNLKTPSTTLLPAQNVQVSKLPNGLVIASLENNSPLSSICMFVKAGSRYETLENQGVSHVLRLAANLTTKGASAFRICRGLEALGGSLSVTSSRETMVYTMQCLRDQLDSLMEYLVDVTTAQDFRPWEVADLTSRVKLDKALLQQCPQIGVIEKLHEAAYKNALSNSLYCPDHMVGHISCKQLQSFTEDNFTAGRMALVGLGVKHSVLKQVGEGLLNVRSGGGAPQAKAVYRGGELRVQTSDDLVHALIASEGGVTGTEEANAFSVLQRILGAGPCVKRGSNITSKLTQGIAKATMQPFDATAFNASYSDAGLFGVYIIAQAQSAGEAIKAAITQVRSVAERNLTEADITRAKKQLKTDYLMSMESSETLLEEIGAQALANAAYQPPDAALETIDAVTQEAVVNAAKKFVDGKKTMAACGQLKTTPFVDEI; from the exons ATGAAAGGAATCCGGTCTTTACGGAATGTCCCT AAACGTTGTTATGCTGCTGCCAGGACTACAGATTTTAATGAACCTTTCACAAACCTCAAAACACCCTCAACTACACTTCTGCCTGCCCAAAATGTCCAG GTATCCAAGCTTCCGAATGGTCTAGTGATAGCATCACTGGAAAACAACTCCCCCTTGTCCAGCATCTGTATGTTTGTGAAAGCAGGTAGCCGCTATGAGACTTTGGAAAACCAGGGGGTTTCTCATGTGCTACGACTTGCAGCTAACCTG ACTACTAAGGGGGCATCTGCTTTCCGGATCTGTCGTGGATTGGAAGCTCTGGGGGGCAGCCTGAG TGTGACGTCATCAAGAGAGACCATGGTGTACACCATGCAGTGCTTGAGAGATCAATT AGATTCATTAATGGAGTATTTGGTTGATGTGACCACAGCTCAGGACTTCCGGCCGTGGGAGGTGGCCGACTTGACATCCAGGGTGAAGCTTGACAAGGCTCTTTTGCAACAATGTCCTCAGATAG GTGTAATTGAGAAGTTGCACGAGGCGGCGTACAAAAATGCTCTGTCCAACTCTTTGTACTGCCCTGACCACATGGTTGGTCACATCTCTTGCAAGCAG TTGCAATCATTTACTGAGGATAATTTCACCGCTGGCAGGATGGCTCTGGTAGGACTAG GTGTAAAGCACTCCGTTCTGAAGCAGGTGGGAGAGGGTCTCCTCAATGTCCGCAGTGGTGGTGGTGCACCTCAAGCTAAGGCTGTTTACCGTGGGG GTGAGCTGCGGGTCCAAACCAGTGATGACTTGGTTCATGCACTGATAGCAAGTGAAGGTGGTGTGACTGGTACTGAAGAGGCTAATGCCTTCAGTGTGTTGCAAAGAATACTGGGAGCTGGGCCATGTGTAAAGAGAGGCTCCAACATCACAAGCAAACTGACCCAAGGAATTGCCAAAGCTACTATGCAGCCATTTGAC GCCACAGCTTTTAATGCATCGTACTCTGATGCTGGACTTTTTGGTGTTTATATTATTGCACAAGCTCAATCTGCAGGAGAG GCCATCAAAGCTGCCATCACTCAAGTGAGGTCTGTGGCAGAGAGAAATCTAACGGAGGCCGACATCACCAGGGCAAA GAAACAGCTGAAAACAGACTACCTGATGTCAATGGAGAGCTCTGAGACCCTGCTGGAGGAGATTGGTGCTCAGGCTCTGGCGAATGCAGCATATCAGCCCCCTGATGCTGCCTTGGAGACGATTGATGCTGTCACCCAGGAGGCAGTGGTCAAT GCTGCAAAAAAATTTGTGGATGGCAAGAAAACCATGGCAGCTTGTGGACAACTCAAGACGACCCCGTTTGTGGATGAAATATGA
- the uqcrc2a gene encoding ubiquinol-cytochrome c reductase core protein 2a isoform X1: MYTLLSCFTLFPDRSNLSFQHIQQKRCYAAARTTDFNEPFTNLKTPSTTLLPAQNVQVSKLPNGLVIASLENNSPLSSICMFVKAGSRYETLENQGVSHVLRLAANLTTKGASAFRICRGLEALGGSLSVTSSRETMVYTMQCLRDQLDSLMEYLVDVTTAQDFRPWEVADLTSRVKLDKALLQQCPQIGVIEKLHEAAYKNALSNSLYCPDHMVGHISCKQLQSFTEDNFTAGRMALVGLGVKHSVLKQVGEGLLNVRSGGGAPQAKAVYRGGELRVQTSDDLVHALIASEGGVTGTEEANAFSVLQRILGAGPCVKRGSNITSKLTQGIAKATMQPFDATAFNASYSDAGLFGVYIIAQAQSAGEAIKAAITQVRSVAERNLTEADITRAKKQLKTDYLMSMESSETLLEEIGAQALANAAYQPPDAALETIDAVTQEAVVNAAKKFVDGKKTMAACGQLKTTPFVDEI; the protein is encoded by the exons atgtatACATTGTTGTCTTGTTTCACATTGTTTCCTGATAGAAGTAATTTGTCTTTTCAACATATCCAACAGAAACGTTGTTATGCTGCTGCCAGGACTACAGATTTTAATGAACCTTTCACAAACCTCAAAACACCCTCAACTACACTTCTGCCTGCCCAAAATGTCCAG GTATCCAAGCTTCCGAATGGTCTAGTGATAGCATCACTGGAAAACAACTCCCCCTTGTCCAGCATCTGTATGTTTGTGAAAGCAGGTAGCCGCTATGAGACTTTGGAAAACCAGGGGGTTTCTCATGTGCTACGACTTGCAGCTAACCTG ACTACTAAGGGGGCATCTGCTTTCCGGATCTGTCGTGGATTGGAAGCTCTGGGGGGCAGCCTGAG TGTGACGTCATCAAGAGAGACCATGGTGTACACCATGCAGTGCTTGAGAGATCAATT AGATTCATTAATGGAGTATTTGGTTGATGTGACCACAGCTCAGGACTTCCGGCCGTGGGAGGTGGCCGACTTGACATCCAGGGTGAAGCTTGACAAGGCTCTTTTGCAACAATGTCCTCAGATAG GTGTAATTGAGAAGTTGCACGAGGCGGCGTACAAAAATGCTCTGTCCAACTCTTTGTACTGCCCTGACCACATGGTTGGTCACATCTCTTGCAAGCAG TTGCAATCATTTACTGAGGATAATTTCACCGCTGGCAGGATGGCTCTGGTAGGACTAG GTGTAAAGCACTCCGTTCTGAAGCAGGTGGGAGAGGGTCTCCTCAATGTCCGCAGTGGTGGTGGTGCACCTCAAGCTAAGGCTGTTTACCGTGGGG GTGAGCTGCGGGTCCAAACCAGTGATGACTTGGTTCATGCACTGATAGCAAGTGAAGGTGGTGTGACTGGTACTGAAGAGGCTAATGCCTTCAGTGTGTTGCAAAGAATACTGGGAGCTGGGCCATGTGTAAAGAGAGGCTCCAACATCACAAGCAAACTGACCCAAGGAATTGCCAAAGCTACTATGCAGCCATTTGAC GCCACAGCTTTTAATGCATCGTACTCTGATGCTGGACTTTTTGGTGTTTATATTATTGCACAAGCTCAATCTGCAGGAGAG GCCATCAAAGCTGCCATCACTCAAGTGAGGTCTGTGGCAGAGAGAAATCTAACGGAGGCCGACATCACCAGGGCAAA GAAACAGCTGAAAACAGACTACCTGATGTCAATGGAGAGCTCTGAGACCCTGCTGGAGGAGATTGGTGCTCAGGCTCTGGCGAATGCAGCATATCAGCCCCCTGATGCTGCCTTGGAGACGATTGATGCTGTCACCCAGGAGGCAGTGGTCAAT GCTGCAAAAAAATTTGTGGATGGCAAGAAAACCATGGCAGCTTGTGGACAACTCAAGACGACCCCGTTTGTGGATGAAATATGA
- the uqcrc2a gene encoding ubiquinol-cytochrome c reductase core protein 2a isoform X3, which produces MFVKAGSRYETLENQGVSHVLRLAANLTTKGASAFRICRGLEALGGSLSVTSSRETMVYTMQCLRDQLDSLMEYLVDVTTAQDFRPWEVADLTSRVKLDKALLQQCPQIGVIEKLHEAAYKNALSNSLYCPDHMVGHISCKQLQSFTEDNFTAGRMALVGLGVKHSVLKQVGEGLLNVRSGGGAPQAKAVYRGGELRVQTSDDLVHALIASEGGVTGTEEANAFSVLQRILGAGPCVKRGSNITSKLTQGIAKATMQPFDATAFNASYSDAGLFGVYIIAQAQSAGEAIKAAITQVRSVAERNLTEADITRAKKQLKTDYLMSMESSETLLEEIGAQALANAAYQPPDAALETIDAVTQEAVVNAAKKFVDGKKTMAACGQLKTTPFVDEI; this is translated from the exons ATGTTTGTGAAAGCAGGTAGCCGCTATGAGACTTTGGAAAACCAGGGGGTTTCTCATGTGCTACGACTTGCAGCTAACCTG ACTACTAAGGGGGCATCTGCTTTCCGGATCTGTCGTGGATTGGAAGCTCTGGGGGGCAGCCTGAG TGTGACGTCATCAAGAGAGACCATGGTGTACACCATGCAGTGCTTGAGAGATCAATT AGATTCATTAATGGAGTATTTGGTTGATGTGACCACAGCTCAGGACTTCCGGCCGTGGGAGGTGGCCGACTTGACATCCAGGGTGAAGCTTGACAAGGCTCTTTTGCAACAATGTCCTCAGATAG GTGTAATTGAGAAGTTGCACGAGGCGGCGTACAAAAATGCTCTGTCCAACTCTTTGTACTGCCCTGACCACATGGTTGGTCACATCTCTTGCAAGCAG TTGCAATCATTTACTGAGGATAATTTCACCGCTGGCAGGATGGCTCTGGTAGGACTAG GTGTAAAGCACTCCGTTCTGAAGCAGGTGGGAGAGGGTCTCCTCAATGTCCGCAGTGGTGGTGGTGCACCTCAAGCTAAGGCTGTTTACCGTGGGG GTGAGCTGCGGGTCCAAACCAGTGATGACTTGGTTCATGCACTGATAGCAAGTGAAGGTGGTGTGACTGGTACTGAAGAGGCTAATGCCTTCAGTGTGTTGCAAAGAATACTGGGAGCTGGGCCATGTGTAAAGAGAGGCTCCAACATCACAAGCAAACTGACCCAAGGAATTGCCAAAGCTACTATGCAGCCATTTGAC GCCACAGCTTTTAATGCATCGTACTCTGATGCTGGACTTTTTGGTGTTTATATTATTGCACAAGCTCAATCTGCAGGAGAG GCCATCAAAGCTGCCATCACTCAAGTGAGGTCTGTGGCAGAGAGAAATCTAACGGAGGCCGACATCACCAGGGCAAA GAAACAGCTGAAAACAGACTACCTGATGTCAATGGAGAGCTCTGAGACCCTGCTGGAGGAGATTGGTGCTCAGGCTCTGGCGAATGCAGCATATCAGCCCCCTGATGCTGCCTTGGAGACGATTGATGCTGTCACCCAGGAGGCAGTGGTCAAT GCTGCAAAAAAATTTGTGGATGGCAAGAAAACCATGGCAGCTTGTGGACAACTCAAGACGACCCCGTTTGTGGATGAAATATGA
- the mosmoa gene encoding uncharacterized protein C16orf52 homolog B yields the protein MDKLTIISGCLFLAADIFAIASIANPDWINTGESAGALTVGLVRQCQTIHGRDRTCIPPRLPPEWVTTLFFIIMGIISLTVTCGLLVASHWRREATKYARWIAFTGMILFCMAALIFPIGFYINEVGGQPYKLPNNTVVGSSYVLFVLSIFFTIVGLLFAGKVCLPG from the exons ATGGATAAGCTGACCATCATTTCAGGGTGCCTGTTTCTGGCAGCTGACATCTTTGCAATAGCCAGCATTGCAAACCCCGACTGGATCAACACAGGTGAATCAGCAG GTGCCCTCACAGTGGGTCTAGTCCGGCAATGTCAAACCATCCATGGACGAGACCGGACCTGCATCCCACCACGGCTTCCCCCAGAGTGGGTCACCACACTGTTCTTCATCATAATGGGCATTATCTCCCTCACAGTCACCTGTGGACTGCTGGTGGCTTCACACTGGCGACGAGAAGCCACCAAATATGCCCGCTGGATCGCCTTCACTGGCA TGATCCTGTTCTGCATGGCGGCTCTCATCTTCCCCATAGGCTTCTACATCAATGAGGTGGGAGGCCAGCCGTACAAGCTGCCCAACAACACGGTTGTCGGCTCCTCGTACGTGCTATTCgtcctctccatcttcttcacTATAGTGGGACTTCTGTTTGCAGGCAAAGTTTGCCTCCCCGGCTGA